In Candidatus Binataceae bacterium, one DNA window encodes the following:
- a CDS encoding SAM-dependent chlorinase/fluorinase translates to MSPAQPNYPLIALLTDFGFRDHYAGVLHAVIAKIAPKARVIDITHGIPPQDIAAAALTLAESWTYFPSSTIFVAIVDPGVGTARRAIAVESANGAYFVAPDNGLLTLALKTAGLKRAVAVTSPRYRLPTLSSTFHGRDVFAPAAAYLATGVALAELGPFVTDLVDLAIPNPRIEADSLLGEVIYIDGYGNLITNLARSDCERLMARFPNRELSVTIPDGSEVKLLRTYGEAPEGTLLALFGSFERLEIAIRNASAAQSCGARVGMQVRVRAQP, encoded by the coding sequence GACCGACTTCGGCTTTCGCGACCACTACGCCGGCGTGCTGCACGCCGTGATTGCAAAGATTGCTCCCAAGGCCCGCGTCATCGACATCACCCACGGCATCCCGCCGCAGGACATAGCCGCCGCCGCCCTGACCCTGGCGGAGAGTTGGACCTATTTCCCCTCCTCTACCATTTTCGTGGCGATCGTCGATCCCGGAGTAGGAACCGCGCGCCGAGCAATCGCAGTAGAAAGCGCGAACGGCGCCTACTTTGTCGCTCCTGATAACGGTCTGCTGACACTGGCTCTTAAAACCGCTGGACTTAAACGCGCGGTCGCCGTTACCTCGCCGCGCTATCGGCTCCCAACCCTCAGCTCGACCTTCCACGGTCGCGATGTCTTTGCCCCTGCCGCGGCTTATCTCGCCACTGGAGTGGCGTTGGCCGAGCTCGGACCATTTGTCACCGATCTGGTCGATCTGGCCATCCCCAACCCGCGCATTGAGGCAGATAGCCTGCTGGGAGAAGTCATCTACATCGACGGCTATGGTAACCTCATCACCAATCTGGCTCGTTCCGATTGCGAGCGTCTCATGGCCCGCTTTCCCAACCGGGAGCTTTCGGTTACGATCCCTGACGGAAGCGAGGTCAAACTTCTTCGTACTTACGGAGAAGCGCCGGAAGGCACGTTGTTGGCCCTCTTTGGTAGCTTCGAGCGCTTGGAGATCGCAATTCGCAATGCCAGCGCGGCGCAATCGTGTGGCGCACGCGTCGGCATGCAGGTACGTGTACGTGCGCAGCCATGA